TCTGTGTGCAGGTATTGAGTGATATGAATGCACAGAAACAGGTTTTGCTTCAACGGGAGGAGAACGAGACGGACTTTGACATGTTGGAGACGACAGCATCCCGCATTTTACGGTGGCTTTTAAAGACCGGATGGCTGAAGAAGATCGAAGATTACAGTACGATGACCACAAATATTGTGATACCGGATTATGCGGCGGTTTTTATTGAGGCATTTGAGCGACTCACGTCCGAAGAGCTGGAAGAAACAGAATTATATATTCAGAATGTATATGCCACACTGTTTTCCTTTCAGAATAATTCCAGAGTAAATCTGAATATGCTCAGGACGGCCCTGATCAATACAAGAAAGCTGAACAAAGCGCTGCAGGATATGCTTCATAATATGGACAAGTTTTTCGAGAGGCTTTTGGATCAGGAGTCTTACGGAGAACTTTTGCGGGAGCATCTGGACGGGTATGTGGAAGAAATTGTCAAGAAAAAGTATCATATCTTAAAGACCTCAGACAATTTTTATATCTACAAGATGGACATCAAAGAATGTCTCCGGGATATGCGGGAAAATGAAGAATGGATTGAAAGCATCCGGCAGAAAGCAAAAGCAGCAGGAGATACGAAAGAGGATGTGTTAGATCTGCTGGATCTGATCGAACGGGGCTTTGATGACATTGAACACAGGATCTCCAATATGGACAGAGAGCATTCCAAATATGTGCGGGCAACCGTGAGCCGGATGAATTATCTGTTAAGCGGAGAGACCGATACCAAGGGGTTGGTGGTGCAGCTTCTGAATAAAATTTCTGCGCAGGAAGAACCGGAGAGGCTGCTTACAGAAGCGGGAAAACGGATGAACCTGTCTTTGTTTGAGATGATTTCCGAAAAATCATTGTATAAGAGAAGAAAACAGAGGACAGACTTTATCAGCCAGATGGGACAGGATGAAGAATATGAAGATCTGAACCGGGAGGATGTGCTGAAGTTAAACCGGATTCAGATGCGCTACAGCAGACAGGAGATTGAGGATTTTATCGAAGAGCATATGGAAAACGAAGTGATGGACGCCGGAACACTTCATATTACAGAAGAGACAGCATTTGAAAAACTGATCCTGGCATATGACTACAGTACCAGAAAGAACAGTAAATATCGGGTATTGAATGAGGAGGAGACAGTCATCCAAAGTGGACAGTATCAATATCCGGCATTAAAATTTGTGCGAAGGAGACCGCAATGATCGAATATTACGAACAGCTTTCGGAAGAAGAGCAGGACGATATCAAACATGTGATCCAGACATTATATCGTCAGACCTTTCTTCTGGAACGAAAATTTGAAAAACGGACCGGGCGGATGGTTCCGGTCAGGGAGTACCGTGTATGCAGCAAGCACAGGGAATTTCTGGAGAAATATTTTGCAGTTGCCGGAATCACACTGCAGGAAAATCTGCATATGGGCGTCATGTACATCCAGGGAGAGACACTATGGGGAGAAAAGCTCTCCAGACTTGCCACAATCTATATTCTGGTGTTAAAGCTGATCTATGATGAGCAGATGGCAGCAGTGTCATCCAGCAGCCATATCGTGACCACTCTTGGAGCAGTGAACGGAAAAGCGGGAGAATTCCATGTGTTAAGCGGCCTGCCGTCCCCGACAGAGATGCGGAGGACTGTTGCATTTTTGAAAAAATATCAGATTGTGGAACCTGTGGATGTGATGGAGGAGCTGGATGAGAACAGCAGACTTGTTATTTATCCGTGCATCAATACAGTGCTGCTTGGAGATGATATCAGAGAACTATTAGAGACGTTCAGCGAGGAGGAAGACAGTGGAGACAAAACAGGCGTTCAAAGCGCTCTCGAAAATCTGCCTGAATAACTGGCATTACATAGACAGAAAAGTACTTACTCTTAATCAGGGAATCAATTTCTTTACCGGACATTCCGGAAGTGGAAAGTCTACAGTGATCGACGCCATGCAGATCGTACTGTACGCGAACACAGACGGAAGAGGATTTTTTAATAAGGCGGCAGCAGACGACTCTGACCGTTCTCTGATCGAATATTTAAGGGGAATGGTGAACATCGGGGAAAATAACGAATCCCAGTATTTGAGAAACCAGAATTTCTCCAGTACGATCGTTCTGGAGCTGGAGCAGACAGATACGAAAGAAAAGCAGTGTGTGGGAGTGGTATTTGATGTTGAGACAGCCACAAATGAGATCAATCGCCTGTTTTTCTGGCATAAAAGCGGGCTTCTGGAAAATCAGTACCGGGCGGATAAGCGCTGCCTGACGACATTTGAAGTCAAAGAATATCTGCAGCGGACATTTTCAAAGGAAGAGTATTATTGTGGTCCGAGCAATGAGAGATTCCGCAGACAGATGTATGACATTTATCTGGGTGGTCTGGATATCGAAAAATTTCCTCGTTTGTTCAAGCGAGCCATTCCGTTCCGTATGAATATCAAACTGGAAGATTTCGTGAAAGAATATATCTGTATGGAGCAGGATATGCACATTGAAGAGCTGCAGGAAAGTGTGATGCAGTATGGAAGAATGCGCGGGAAAATCGAAGAGACCATGGAAGAAATCGGGTATCTTCAGGAGATCCGGGGTTCCTATCGGCAGTATGAAGAAAAACAGGAAGAGACGGCGTCCTGTACCTATCAGATTTCCAGGCTGGAAATCCTGCATCTGCAGAGTAAGATCCAGGAACTGAATGACCGGATGAAAGAGACACAGACGGAGATTGCAGGACAGGAAGCGAAAAGAGTCAATCTGGAGAAAGAGCAGGCAGAACTTCAGAAAGAATACGAAGCAATAATTTTGAAGATTGCGGACAGTGGTTATGCAGCCATGGAAAAAGACCTGGAGAGTCTGAACGAAGCCCTGGAACGGCTGCAGAACAGTAAGGCAAGATGGAAAAAGACTGCAGATGGTCTCAAAGAGTGGAAAGAAAAAGATGTGACGCCGAATCAGACCTTGTGGGATATTGACCGGTTTGTTTCTGGAAAGATCACGGAAGGTGAGCTGGAACGGCTGCAGATAAGTCTGACACAGATCCGGGAAGAACTGGAAGAAGAGCGTCAGGAGACGGATGCCAGACTTCGCGCAGTCAAAAAAGAAGAAAAAGCGGCACGGGAAGAATTAAAAGAGCTGAAACAGGGAAGAAAAGCCTATCCAAAAGAACTGGAAGAAGCGAGATATGAGTTGAGAAACCGGCTGCATGAGAAGTGCGGCAAGTTTGTCAATGTGCAGATTCTGGCAGATCTTCTGGATGTGCGGGACGAACGCTGGCACAATGCCATCGAAGGATATCTCGGAAACAACAAGCTGCTTCTGGTCGTGGAACCAAAGTACGCGAAAACTGCCATGGAAATCTATCAGGACATGGATAAGAAGAAATTTTTCCGGGCAGCAGTTCTGGATACAGAAAAAGTACAGGAGACAGAATGGGAAGTAAAAGAAGGAGCCCTGGCACAGGAACTGATCGCAAAAGAGCCGTATGTGCAGGCATACATCAATTTCTTCCTCGGAAATGTCATCAAATGTGAAAGTATCGAAGAGCTTCGTCAGAACCGGATCGGAATCACTGCAGACTGTGTGCTGTACCACAGTTTCCGTCTGCAGCATATCAATCCGGAAAATTATACGAGAAGGGCATATATCGGAGAGACCAGTATGCGTCAGAGAATCCGCCGTCTGGAAGAAAAATGTGAGAGTCTTCAGGAGGAACGGATTCCACTGCAGGAAATGCTGGAAGAAATCCGTAGGATCTCTCAGCTGGAAGGACTGACACAGCCTCTGGAGGATTACAGACAATGGCTGTCTGATCTGCAGAAAATTCCGGCAAAGGAGGCAGAAAAGGCCAGACTTCTGGATACAATGCAGAAGCTGCGAGAGGAATCCGTTCTGGTGTGGGAGCAGCAGAAACAGGAAATCCAGCAGAAGCAGGAAGCAAAGAAAGCAGAGATTGAGGCAGTTCAGAAAACCATCTGGAATCATCAGGAAAACGGAAAACGATTCCAGAACATGCAGGTAGATTTTAATGAACAGTTAGTGCAGAAAGAAAATGAATTCCGGCAGCAGGACAGAGAAAAATATGAGCCGGAATTTCAGGAGTATCTGGAGGGCAGACAGAGCCGCAATTATGAGTACCTGATGCGGGAACGTATCAAGAAAAAACAGCCTTTGGAAGATGCGCAGGAAAAAGCATATGAAAAACTGGTAGAAGCAAGGAGTGCATATCTTCGAAAATATCCGAACAGAACCTATTCTGCAACGATCCGTGACAATGACGTGTACGAAAAGCAGCTTTCAAATCTTGAGTGCGATAACCTGGAAAAATACAGGGAAGAAGCACAGGAACAGGCGAGAGCAGCAGTGGAACACTTTAAAGTTGATTTTGTATCCAAGATTCGTTATGCAATCAAAGAGGCATATCAGAAAAAAGATGAATTGAACCGGATCATCAGCCGTCTGGATTTCGGAAAGGACAAGTATCAGTTTGTCATTACGAAAAACAAAGGTCCGGACGGACGATTCTATCGGATGTTTATGGATGACGCATTGGATATCAATCCGTCTCAGTTGAGTGACCACATGGAAAATCAGATGAACCTGTTTACCATGGAGCATGAGGAAGAATACGGAGATCTGATGAATGAGCTGATCGAGATTTTCATTCCGCCGGAGAATGCCACCAGGGAAGAGCTGGAGGAAGCCAGAAAAAATATGGATAAATATGCAGATTATCGCACGTATCTTTCCTTTGATATGCAGCAGATCGTGCAGGGAGAAAAGGATATGCGGATCGGTCTGAGCAAGATGATCAAGAAAAATTCCGGTGGAGAAGGTCAGAACCCACTTTACATCGCGCTTCTGGCAAGCTTTGCACAGATTTACAGAATCAATCTGTCTCCGAAGATCAAGCGTCCGCCAACCCTGCGTCTGGTTGTCCTGGATGAGGCATTTTCCAAAATGGATGCAGAGAAAGTAGCAAGTTGTATTTCTCTGATCCGGGGACTGGGATTTCAGGCGATTATCAGTGCAACAAATGATAAAATTCAGAACTATCTGGAAAATGTAGACAAGACATTTGTGTATGCCAATCCAAATAAAAGGCATATTTCAATACAGGAATTTGAACGAATGGAGTTTGAACAGCTGCAAGGGGAAGAATGATGACGTGGATATTGGGAAAAATTGTGGAATTGCTGGAAAGTGGTGAAACAAACTGGCGTACAGAAAAATGCGGAAGAAAAACATTGAATAACAGCGCCAAAAGCGCCAGTGAAATACCACCTTTGTATCAAGGCTGTTCACGGGAAAAAGCAATACAGGAAGCGATTGATCTGCAGGAAAAAGGACTGGTGAAGATCAACTGGCTGATCCGAGGGAGCGATATCAAAAGTCTGGTGTTTCATCTGGAAGACAGAGATCAGTTCTATCAGTTGTATCGTGAAAACGTAAAACCGAGGTTTATTCCCAAACAACAGAGATTGTGGAAGTATCAGGAATTTTTGAGAAAAGAAATGTCTGTGGTTCAAAAACCATGGATCCGGAGCTACTATGTGGATCTTCTGGAAAAATCTGAGAAAAATAATGGAAACTGGGAACCGGATGAAAGACTGAAACAAGTGCGGCAGTATGCAAAATGCTTTCGGGAACTGGATAAATTGCAGAAACTGACTTATGCGAAAGTATTTGCGAGCAATTCTCTGGAGGGATCCAAAAATTTCACGAAAGAGATGAAACAATATGTCATCCGTCAGGCCAGAAAAACCAATCCAGACAGAACAAAGCTTTTGGATGATATAGAAGTTTTGGAAGAGATTGTATTGATTCGAGACTGTTATCAGAGTATGTATATCAAAGGAGAATTGCTGCTGTATTTTGTAGATGACAGAGGAAGAACAGCCGCTGTTAATACGAAGATTTGGAAATATGGAACAATTCTGGAGGGAGAATCATTATTGCATGCAGAGCTGGAACCAGAGCAGCCACAGATACAAAAAGTGATTATCTTTGAGAATAAAATGAATTTTGTGATGGCGCCTTATGAAGAAGGAACATTATATTTATTTGTGGGTGGATATCCGGGACCGAAAGTTTGCCGGATTTTACATAAACTAAATAAGATTTCGAAAAAGAGACAGCGCCATATAGATGTATATCACAGTGGGGATCTGGATTATGGCGGAATCCGCATTTTTCAATACGAAAGAAATCAGGTTTTCCCGGATTTGAAACCATTACAGATGGATGCAGATACTTATTTACAGCATCAGCAGTATTCGTATCCGATTCGGGAAGAGACAAAAAGAAAACTGAAAAAACTGGAAGATGGAAATGAGCAGATCAAACAGCTGTTGGAACTTATTATTCAGGAAGGCAGAGGGATTGAACAGGAGAGTTTTATTGAGGTAGATCTCTGCTGAGATAATACAGAGAAAAGAGGGAATCACATATGAAATTAATGATCGCATCAGATATTCACGGTTCTGCATATTACTGCAGAAAAATGTTGGAAGCTTACGACAGAGAAAAAGCAGACAAGCTCCTTTTATTGGGAGATATTTTATATCACGGTCCGAGAAATGACCTGCCAAAAGAATATGCGCCGAAAGAAGTCATTGCCATGTTAAATGCAAGAAAACAGGAAATCTTATGTGTCAGAGGAAATTGTGACACGGAAGTGGATCAGATGGTTCTGGAATTTCCGATTCTGGCGGACTATTGTTTTTTGAATCTGAATGGACAGAATATTTATGCAACACATGGTCATGTGTGGAATCCGGGAAAGCTGCCGATGCTGAAAGCAGGGGATATTCTGCTGAACGGACACACACATATACCGGCATGTGAAAAGATTCATACGGAAGCAGATCAGAGTGTCATGTACATGAATCCGGGTTCTGTGTCGATTCCAAAAGAAAATTCAGAACACAGCTACATGATCTGTGAGAATGGTGTGTTTGAATGGAAAAATTTAGAGGGAGAGGGTTATCAAATATGGAAGAGAGATACGCGTTGCTGATCGATGCGGACAATGTTTCAGCAAAATATATCAAACCGATACTGGATGAGTTATCCAAGTATGGGAATGTCACGTACAAGAGGATTTACGGGGACTGGACCAGCACCTACAATTCCAGCTGGAAAGAGGTGCTTTTGCAGAACTCAATCACACCGATCCAGCAGTTCAGCTATACTCATGGGAAAAATGCGACCGATTCGGCAATGATCATTGATGCCATGGATATGCTGTACACAAGCGAGCTGGAAGGATTCTGTCTGGTGTCCAGTGACAGCGATTTTACAAAGCTGGCAAGCAGACTTCGGGAAAGCGGAAAAATGGTGATTGGAATGGGAGAAGATAAGACACCGCCGCCGTTTCGAAAAGCCTGTGATATTTTTACCGTATTGGAATTGCTGTTAGAAGACAGCATGCTTGAAAAACCGGAAAAAGCAGCGGCACATGCAGTTGTAGGAAAAGAGTCCAAAAAAGAGTCTGCCGGTGCAGTCTCCAAGAGTCAGATTGAAGAAGCGGTCGTGAAGATTATTACAGAAAATCAAAACAACGATAAGGAGACTGGACTTGGAGAGGTCGGAAGCCGTCTGGTCAAACTGTACCCGGATTTCGATGTGCGAAGATATGGATACAGTCTGTTGTCCAAGTTTCTGGAAACATTTCCAAAACTGAAGCTGTTACAGGATGGAACAAAAGTATCCGTGACATTGTATGAAGATAAAAGTCAGCAGGAACGTATTGAAGAATATATTATGTACCAGTTGAAACAGGCGGGATGTCAGGGAGTATCTCTGGGAACTCTCGGAAATAAGATTCGAAATAAGTTCGGGAATTTTAAAGTGAGAGATTATGGATATTCGCAGTTTCAGCAGTATATCAAAAGCTTTCCGGATGTAGATTTAAAGGATGACGGAGAGCAGAAGTGGGCAGTGTTAAGAAGATAGAGTAAAGCCAGGGGCCATTGGAATCCCCTGGTTTTACTAAGAACAAATTTATGGATTATAAATTTTCCAGAAATTTGATTGCATCCTGTACAGTTGTAAACGTTAAAGTGGATTGATATAGCCAACGGTTTCTTACGTCATTATCTTCTAATGTCGGCAAGCCTTCAATATGTTCTAACACCCAGTCACCATTGATCATAGCTGTGTTTAAATTTTCTGCTATTTTTCTAGTCATAACTGGATTTCCTTTTGTATAACCAGGACATTCATTCAACAGCATTTTCATAACATTTTCTTTTTCAGCAACATTTTGAATAGATGGACATATCTTTTTATAATGCAGTAAAAACCAGTATTCCACGCATCCTGTTGTCATTAGAAGACGTACTCGTATATTGGGCTTTTTCCTTAGTTTTTGTAAAACAGAAATTATTTTTTTATTCTTATCCCAACTTCCTGTTTGTCCATCATCGACATCAAAGAAGAACCAGATTTCGTCTGTGACTTCCGCATTATTTCGATATTTAGCTTCTTTTTTGAATTTTTTATCTGCAGTAGAAAATAATCCTTTTACCGGTTTTTGAATCACAGCTACATCTTCATATTTTTCTTTCAAGAAGTTGACATATTCTATTTCACTTTCACCTTCACAAAAAACATAAATAAGCGGTTTGATTTTTCGTTTCATTATTCAACCTCCACGGTATCTACATCTGGTATTGCACCATACTTTCCGACAAGGTATGCTTTACGAATATTATCATTTGTTCGAACCGGAAGGTGTGTTAGATTGAATAATTCGGATACACCACTTCGTTTATTTTTATCTACAAAATATACCTGGTCTTTACGTAAAATTTCCATATTTA
This window of the Mediterraneibacter gnavus ATCC 29149 genome carries:
- a CDS encoding NYN domain-containing protein, which codes for MEERYALLIDADNVSAKYIKPILDELSKYGNVTYKRIYGDWTSTYNSSWKEVLLQNSITPIQQFSYTHGKNATDSAMIIDAMDMLYTSELEGFCLVSSDSDFTKLASRLRESGKMVIGMGEDKTPPPFRKACDIFTVLELLLEDSMLEKPEKAAAHAVVGKESKKESAGAVSKSQIEEAVVKIITENQNNDKETGLGEVGSRLVKLYPDFDVRRYGYSLLSKFLETFPKLKLLQDGTKVSVTLYEDKSQQERIEEYIMYQLKQAGCQGVSLGTLGNKIRNKFGNFKVRDYGYSQFQQYIKSFPDVDLKDDGEQKWAVLRR
- a CDS encoding Wadjet anti-phage system protein JetA family protein, with amino-acid sequence MQLRYEIPDTFWSLFRSVNREIYMESLLVINEEYQYSNYFLTKEICVQVLSDMNAQKQVLLQREENETDFDMLETTASRILRWLLKTGWLKKIEDYSTMTTNIVIPDYAAVFIEAFERLTSEELEETELYIQNVYATLFSFQNNSRVNLNMLRTALINTRKLNKALQDMLHNMDKFFERLLDQESYGELLREHLDGYVEEIVKKKYHILKTSDNFYIYKMDIKECLRDMRENEEWIESIRQKAKAAGDTKEDVLDLLDLIERGFDDIEHRISNMDREHSKYVRATVSRMNYLLSGETDTKGLVVQLLNKISAQEEPERLLTEAGKRMNLSLFEMISEKSLYKRRKQRTDFISQMGQDEEYEDLNREDVLKLNRIQMRYSRQEIEDFIEEHMENEVMDAGTLHITEETAFEKLILAYDYSTRKNSKYRVLNEEETVIQSGQYQYPALKFVRRRPQ
- a CDS encoding RloB family protein is translated as MKRKIKPLIYVFCEGESEIEYVNFLKEKYEDVAVIQKPVKGLFSTADKKFKKEAKYRNNAEVTDEIWFFFDVDDGQTGSWDKNKKIISVLQKLRKKPNIRVRLLMTTGCVEYWFLLHYKKICPSIQNVAEKENVMKMLLNECPGYTKGNPVMTRKIAENLNTAMINGDWVLEHIEGLPTLEDNDVRNRWLYQSTLTFTTVQDAIKFLENL
- a CDS encoding ATP-binding protein, which produces METKQAFKALSKICLNNWHYIDRKVLTLNQGINFFTGHSGSGKSTVIDAMQIVLYANTDGRGFFNKAAADDSDRSLIEYLRGMVNIGENNESQYLRNQNFSSTIVLELEQTDTKEKQCVGVVFDVETATNEINRLFFWHKSGLLENQYRADKRCLTTFEVKEYLQRTFSKEEYYCGPSNERFRRQMYDIYLGGLDIEKFPRLFKRAIPFRMNIKLEDFVKEYICMEQDMHIEELQESVMQYGRMRGKIEETMEEIGYLQEIRGSYRQYEEKQEETASCTYQISRLEILHLQSKIQELNDRMKETQTEIAGQEAKRVNLEKEQAELQKEYEAIILKIADSGYAAMEKDLESLNEALERLQNSKARWKKTADGLKEWKEKDVTPNQTLWDIDRFVSGKITEGELERLQISLTQIREELEEERQETDARLRAVKKEEKAAREELKELKQGRKAYPKELEEARYELRNRLHEKCGKFVNVQILADLLDVRDERWHNAIEGYLGNNKLLLVVEPKYAKTAMEIYQDMDKKKFFRAAVLDTEKVQETEWEVKEGALAQELIAKEPYVQAYINFFLGNVIKCESIEELRQNRIGITADCVLYHSFRLQHINPENYTRRAYIGETSMRQRIRRLEEKCESLQEERIPLQEMLEEIRRISQLEGLTQPLEDYRQWLSDLQKIPAKEAEKARLLDTMQKLREESVLVWEQQKQEIQQKQEAKKAEIEAVQKTIWNHQENGKRFQNMQVDFNEQLVQKENEFRQQDREKYEPEFQEYLEGRQSRNYEYLMRERIKKKQPLEDAQEKAYEKLVEARSAYLRKYPNRTYSATIRDNDVYEKQLSNLECDNLEKYREEAQEQARAAVEHFKVDFVSKIRYAIKEAYQKKDELNRIISRLDFGKDKYQFVITKNKGPDGRFYRMFMDDALDINPSQLSDHMENQMNLFTMEHEEEYGDLMNELIEIFIPPENATREELEEARKNMDKYADYRTYLSFDMQQIVQGEKDMRIGLSKMIKKNSGGEGQNPLYIALLASFAQIYRINLSPKIKRPPTLRLVVLDEAFSKMDAEKVASCISLIRGLGFQAIISATNDKIQNYLENVDKTFVYANPNKRHISIQEFERMEFEQLQGEE
- a CDS encoding Wadjet anti-phage system protein JetD domain-containing protein; amino-acid sequence: MTWILGKIVELLESGETNWRTEKCGRKTLNNSAKSASEIPPLYQGCSREKAIQEAIDLQEKGLVKINWLIRGSDIKSLVFHLEDRDQFYQLYRENVKPRFIPKQQRLWKYQEFLRKEMSVVQKPWIRSYYVDLLEKSEKNNGNWEPDERLKQVRQYAKCFRELDKLQKLTYAKVFASNSLEGSKNFTKEMKQYVIRQARKTNPDRTKLLDDIEVLEEIVLIRDCYQSMYIKGELLLYFVDDRGRTAAVNTKIWKYGTILEGESLLHAELEPEQPQIQKVIIFENKMNFVMAPYEEGTLYLFVGGYPGPKVCRILHKLNKISKKRQRHIDVYHSGDLDYGGIRIFQYERNQVFPDLKPLQMDADTYLQHQQYSYPIREETKRKLKKLEDGNEQIKQLLELIIQEGRGIEQESFIEVDLC
- a CDS encoding DUF4194 domain-containing protein, whose amino-acid sequence is MIEYYEQLSEEEQDDIKHVIQTLYRQTFLLERKFEKRTGRMVPVREYRVCSKHREFLEKYFAVAGITLQENLHMGVMYIQGETLWGEKLSRLATIYILVLKLIYDEQMAAVSSSSHIVTTLGAVNGKAGEFHVLSGLPSPTEMRRTVAFLKKYQIVEPVDVMEELDENSRLVIYPCINTVLLGDDIRELLETFSEEEDSGDKTGVQSALENLPE
- the yfcE gene encoding phosphodiesterase; translation: MKLMIASDIHGSAYYCRKMLEAYDREKADKLLLLGDILYHGPRNDLPKEYAPKEVIAMLNARKQEILCVRGNCDTEVDQMVLEFPILADYCFLNLNGQNIYATHGHVWNPGKLPMLKAGDILLNGHTHIPACEKIHTEADQSVMYMNPGSVSIPKENSEHSYMICENGVFEWKNLEGEGYQIWKRDTRC